One genomic segment of Paenibacillus durus includes these proteins:
- the icd gene encoding NADP-dependent isocitrate dehydrogenase, with amino-acid sequence MLKLEKYELPTEGEQITIDNGKLQVPSNPIIPFIEGDGTGRDIWKASKRVLDAAVDKAYGGTKKIAWYEVFAGEKAYNTYGEWLPNDTLEAIREYIVAIKGPLTTPIGGGIRSLNVALRQELDLYVCLRPVRYFDGVPSPVKRPELVDMVIFRENTEDIYAGIEYQEGTEQVKKVIEFLQKEMGVSKIRFPETSGIGIKPVSSEGSKRLVRAAVEYAVKHGRKSVTLVHKGNIMKFTEGAFKNWGYEVAEQEFGDKVFTWNQYDVIKEREGADAANAAQKQAEQDGKIIIKDAIADIALQQVLTRPTDFDVIATLNLNGDYLSDALAAQIGGIGIAPGANINYVTGHAIFEATHGTAPKYADKDVVNPGSVILSGVMMLEHLGWQEAADLIYKGMGTAINNKTVTYDFARLMEGATELKCSEFADQVIQHM; translated from the coding sequence ATGCTGAAACTCGAAAAGTATGAACTGCCGACAGAAGGCGAACAAATCACAATTGACAATGGCAAGCTGCAGGTTCCTAGTAATCCGATTATCCCTTTCATTGAAGGCGACGGAACGGGCCGCGACATTTGGAAAGCCTCCAAACGGGTGCTGGATGCGGCGGTGGATAAGGCTTACGGCGGAACCAAGAAGATTGCCTGGTATGAAGTGTTTGCCGGAGAAAAGGCGTATAATACATACGGAGAATGGCTTCCGAACGATACGCTCGAAGCGATCCGCGAGTACATCGTTGCCATCAAAGGGCCGCTGACGACTCCGATCGGCGGAGGCATCCGTTCCTTGAATGTGGCGCTGCGCCAGGAGCTCGATTTGTATGTATGTTTGCGTCCGGTGCGGTATTTTGACGGGGTACCTTCCCCGGTTAAGCGTCCGGAGCTGGTCGATATGGTCATTTTCCGGGAGAACACGGAAGATATTTACGCCGGCATCGAATACCAGGAAGGGACAGAGCAGGTTAAGAAAGTGATCGAGTTCCTGCAAAAAGAAATGGGTGTAAGCAAGATCCGTTTCCCGGAAACATCGGGCATCGGCATCAAGCCGGTATCCTCCGAAGGCTCGAAGCGTCTCGTTCGCGCCGCTGTGGAATACGCGGTTAAGCACGGCCGTAAGAGCGTTACGCTTGTGCACAAAGGCAACATTATGAAGTTCACTGAGGGCGCGTTCAAGAACTGGGGCTATGAAGTGGCCGAGCAGGAGTTCGGTGACAAGGTGTTTACCTGGAACCAGTACGATGTAATCAAGGAGCGCGAAGGCGCCGACGCGGCGAATGCGGCTCAGAAGCAGGCGGAGCAGGATGGCAAGATCATTATCAAGGACGCCATCGCCGATATCGCGCTGCAGCAGGTGCTGACCCGTCCGACCGATTTTGACGTCATTGCGACGCTGAACCTTAACGGTGACTATCTGTCCGACGCACTTGCGGCGCAAATTGGCGGGATCGGCATTGCTCCGGGTGCGAACATCAACTACGTGACCGGGCATGCTATCTTTGAAGCCACCCACGGTACGGCGCCTAAATATGCGGACAAGGACGTTGTTAATCCAGGTTCGGTCATTCTGTCCGGCGTCATGATGCTGGAGCATTTGGGCTGGCAGGAAGCCGCCGATCTGATCTACAAAGGTATGGGAACTGCCATCAACAACAAAACGGTAACCTATGATTTCGCAAGGTTGATGGAGGGAGCGACAGAGCTGAAATGCTCCGAATTCGCTGACCAAGTGATCCAGCATATGTAG
- a CDS encoding SDR family oxidoreductase — translation MSESNQQAQKTLPPQHQDRRPGLESEMTPRPKYEPAGYKAAGKLLGKAALITGGDSGIGRAVAVAFAKEGADVVISYLNEHSDAEETKRQVEQEGRKCVLVSGDIGVEVFCQDLINKTVEGLGKLDILINNAAEQHPQERIEDISSEQLERTFRTNIFSMFYLTKAAMPYLKHGSTIVNTTSITAYRGNPQLLDYSSTKGAILSFSRSLAMNLVDKGIRVNAVAPGPIWTPLIPSTFDEKKVSEFGGTQPMKRPGQPEELAPAFVYLASDDSSYVTGQVIHVNGGEIVNG, via the coding sequence ATGTCTGAGAGTAATCAGCAAGCCCAAAAGACATTGCCGCCGCAGCATCAGGATCGTAGGCCCGGTCTGGAATCGGAGATGACGCCCCGGCCTAAATACGAACCGGCGGGATACAAAGCGGCGGGTAAGCTTCTCGGTAAAGCGGCGCTGATCACAGGCGGAGACAGCGGCATCGGCCGCGCGGTAGCTGTTGCTTTTGCCAAGGAGGGGGCCGATGTAGTCATTTCCTATCTCAATGAGCACTCCGATGCAGAGGAGACGAAGCGCCAGGTCGAACAGGAAGGACGCAAATGTGTTCTCGTCTCCGGCGATATCGGCGTCGAAGTCTTCTGCCAGGATCTTATCAACAAAACAGTGGAAGGGCTGGGCAAGCTGGATATTCTTATTAACAATGCGGCGGAGCAGCATCCGCAAGAAAGAATCGAGGATATCAGCTCCGAGCAGCTGGAGCGGACGTTCCGCACTAATATTTTCTCGATGTTCTATTTGACAAAAGCGGCTATGCCCTACTTGAAACATGGCTCGACGATCGTCAACACGACGTCGATTACGGCTTACAGAGGAAATCCTCAACTGCTGGACTACTCGTCCACCAAAGGGGCGATCCTCAGCTTTTCGCGTTCACTCGCCATGAATTTGGTGGATAAAGGCATCCGTGTCAACGCGGTCGCGCCGGGTCCGATCTGGACGCCGCTCATTCCGTCCACCTTCGACGAGAAGAAGGTCAGTGAGTTCGGCGGAACACAGCCAATGAAACGGCCGGGACAGCCTGAAGAACTGGCTCCGGCTTTTGTCTATCTGGCTTCCGATGATTCATCGTATGTAACCGGACAGGTTATTCATGTGAATGGCGGCGAAATCGTTAACGGTTGA
- a CDS encoding thiamine phosphate synthase — translation MCPPKSKDPEIHLISGGGTLMDSFIFIAAAVGPFVDYIHLREKTRTAEELYAAVEKMRSLGIRPEQIVVNDRLDVALASGAGGVQLAGHSLRAAAARKLSQSLRIGRSVHSPDEAAAAADEGADYCLFGHIYASASKPGLPGRGLDRLAETVRACRVPVIAIGGIEPGNAGQVISCGAAGIAVLSGICGASDPVAAAKSYRAAVRAAAQEAGYERR, via the coding sequence ATGTGTCCGCCAAAGTCAAAGGACCCCGAAATTCATCTCATATCCGGCGGCGGGACGTTAATGGACAGCTTTATCTTTATCGCTGCGGCCGTAGGTCCCTTTGTAGACTATATTCATTTGCGGGAAAAAACGCGCACAGCGGAAGAATTGTACGCAGCGGTCGAGAAGATGCGCAGCCTTGGGATACGCCCTGAACAAATCGTCGTAAACGATCGGTTGGACGTTGCGCTGGCCTCTGGCGCCGGAGGCGTTCAGCTTGCGGGGCACAGCCTCCGGGCCGCTGCGGCCCGCAAGCTGTCTCAGAGCCTGCGCATTGGCCGTTCCGTCCATTCCCCGGATGAAGCAGCTGCTGCCGCAGACGAAGGGGCGGATTACTGCCTCTTCGGGCATATATACGCCTCGGCCAGCAAGCCGGGTCTCCCGGGGAGGGGACTGGACAGGCTTGCGGAAACCGTGCGTGCCTGCCGGGTTCCGGTCATTGCGATTGGCGGCATTGAACCGGGCAATGCAGGACAGGTGATTTCATGCGGCGCGGCGGGCATTGCCGTACTCTCGGGCATCTGCGGCGCGTCCGATCCTGTGGCGGCCGCAAAGTCTTACCGTGCTGCCGTCCGGGCTGCCGCTCAAGAAGCCGGATATGAAAGGAGGTGA
- the thiS gene encoding sulfur carrier protein ThiS, with amino-acid sequence MKLYINGNETELDEACATLADLLSRPEWKERKMIVELNGMIVGRDDFGTVPLADRDRIELVHFVGGG; translated from the coding sequence ATGAAACTCTATATCAACGGGAACGAGACCGAGCTGGACGAGGCTTGCGCTACGCTTGCGGATCTGCTGAGCCGCCCCGAATGGAAGGAACGGAAGATGATTGTTGAACTGAACGGCATGATCGTGGGCAGGGATGATTTCGGAACGGTCCCCCTTGCCGACAGGGACCGCATCGAGCTGGTGCATTTTGTGGGAGGAGGCTGA
- a CDS encoding ThiF family adenylyltransferase, producing MNFAGEDRYSRQERFYGIGAEGQKKLAQAKVLIIGAGALGSACAETMVRSGVGKVTIVDRDYVEWSNLQRQNLFSEQDAAERIPKAVAAARRLRSVNSSVEVEGIVADITAEEIGLYTRGIDLILDAADNFEVRMIVNDIASRDGIPWIYGACTGSYGISMTIVPGQSACLHCLLDSVPAGGDTCDTVGIIGPAVQMTAAYQTAEALKWLSGNVSALRGTLVSFDLWTNRYSSVDTSKLKRADCPSCGAKRTYPYLSPGSHSRTAVLCGRDTVQIRPPSQMRLDLEEWERRLSAYGRAERNPFMLSLTLEQHRMAIFPDGRVLVHGTGDPAEARSLYHRYFG from the coding sequence GTGAATTTCGCCGGAGAGGACAGATACAGCAGGCAGGAACGGTTTTACGGGATTGGAGCCGAGGGCCAGAAAAAGCTGGCGCAGGCGAAGGTTCTGATTATTGGCGCTGGGGCGCTTGGCTCCGCATGCGCGGAGACGATGGTGCGCTCGGGTGTGGGCAAGGTGACCATCGTCGACCGGGATTATGTGGAGTGGAGCAACCTGCAGCGTCAAAATTTGTTCAGCGAGCAGGATGCGGCTGAGCGGATTCCCAAAGCGGTAGCTGCCGCCCGCAGGCTTCGCAGCGTTAACTCCTCTGTGGAAGTTGAAGGCATCGTTGCGGATATTACTGCGGAGGAGATCGGCCTCTATACCCGAGGGATCGACCTAATTCTTGATGCGGCGGACAATTTCGAGGTGCGGATGATCGTAAATGATATTGCCTCGCGAGACGGTATCCCCTGGATCTATGGCGCCTGCACCGGCAGCTACGGCATTTCAATGACGATTGTTCCGGGGCAGAGCGCCTGTCTTCACTGTCTGCTGGACAGTGTCCCAGCCGGAGGGGATACCTGCGACACGGTGGGGATAATCGGTCCCGCCGTGCAGATGACGGCTGCCTACCAGACGGCCGAAGCGCTGAAGTGGCTGTCAGGGAACGTTAGCGCGCTGCGCGGGACACTGGTCTCTTTCGATCTATGGACGAACCGTTACTCGTCGGTAGATACGTCCAAGCTGAAGCGCGCCGACTGCCCGTCCTGCGGCGCTAAACGCACTTATCCTTATTTATCGCCGGGCAGTCATTCCAGAACGGCCGTACTCTGCGGGCGGGATACGGTGCAGATTCGCCCGCCAAGCCAGATGAGACTTGATCTGGAGGAGTGGGAGCGGCGGCTGTCCGCCTATGGCCGGGCGGAGCGGAATCCCTTTATGCTGTCTTTGACACTGGAGCAGCACCGTATGGCGATCTTTCCCGATGGCAGGGTGCTCGTTCACGGAACGGGTGATCCCGCCGAAGCCCGGTCGCTGTATCACCGTTATTTTGGCTAA